Part of the Bacillota bacterium genome is shown below.
TGTAAAATAGTCGATTTCAGCTAGAGCTGTAGTCAGCATATCCGTTGATTTTGTCCGCACTAGATTTTCAATCAGTCCAACTACAAACAGGCTGATGCAGATAATGCCGTTAATTGTCTTTGGAGTATTAGGGATAAAAGATGCAATAATTAGCAGTACAACAGTGCCCACCAGCAGATAAGTAGGGAAGAAATTGGTTACTTTGGTTCTTCCCACTGGTACTATCGGTTTTGTGTCTTTTCTGAGTACCCATAACAGTACCAGCGTAGATACAATCATGCCAACCTGCACAATCCAGAACAGGCCGGGCTTGCCCTGGAAGAAAAAGAAATCCAGAAAATTCATGTCGGCATGTCCCCCCAGCAGGATGGAGGTAGTATCGCCTACAAGAGTAGCTGCGCCCTGCAGATTAGAGGCGATCGAGATGGCGATGATGCTGTTAACCGGTGATATACCCAGTTTGCCGGCAATCGTAAGAGCTACCGGTGCCACCATCAGCACTGTGGCTACATTGTCTACAAAAGCGGAAATTAGGCTTGCAAATAAAGATAGGACAATTACTGCCCACTTGACATTGGGTGTTCGTTCAATCAGCATATCAGCCAGCCGCGCTGGCATTTTAGACTCAATAAATAAAGCCACTGTTCCCATTGTACCGGCAATCATCATGATTACGTTCCAGTCCACTGTAGCGAAGACTTCTCCAATCGGCACAAAGCCGAGGGCTACGAACAGGGCAGCTGAAACCAGTGCCACATAGGCCCGGTATTTGGGGAGGCCCAGCAAACAAATGTAGGTGAGCGCAAACAAGATAATTGCAACAACTTTCGACATTTCTGATCTCCTCTGCGATTAAAGTTTATGTGCCATACTCTTTAACTATATCACAGGACAGGAGTGGAAACAACGCTGATTTGAACAAAGTAAATTGATTCAATTAAAGGGTAAATAGTCAGGCGAATTGGAAAACATTGCTTGATTTCGATCTAGACGGCACTATTGCGGTGAAAAATGGCGTAGTTCAGGTAACGAAGCCGAAAGGAAACGGAAAGTGGCCGGTGGTCTCACCGGGACGGAATGTGATTGTTTATTACGACAATCAGTTGGTCAAGGAACCAACAGTAGTTTTTGACGAGAGCCTGCTTCAAATCATTCCAACGAATGAGAATCCTGTCAGTAATTTTGAAATCAAAATCTCACCGGATAAGTCGGAAGCGGTGCTGATTACTAGTTTTCAGTCGGGCAGTGTTTACAAGTTAAAAGACAGCCCTCCCAGTCAGCGCTTGGTTGTGAGGGGAGAGAAGTTCGGGACGATTCAACCAGCCCCACTGCAGCCGGAACTGGTTTATCAGAAGATCAAGCAGCTCGGAATAAAAGTTACGATTATTCAGGAAAATGTAGTTGAGGCGTGTAGGTGCGGCGAGGATAAGGAAGTTGTGATTGCCAAAGGTCAAGCCGCTGTGCCGCCGGTGGATGGCAAAGTTGAATACACATTTAGTTTTAAAGAGCGGATTCCTCCCGCAACCGATGAGAACAATTCAGTAGATTTTTACTACAAAGGCGCAATCAATTCAGTTGAGGCGGGCACAGTTCTGGCACGCTGGACTCCACCAAGACTAGGCAAGCCCGGCAGAACTATCTTTAACGAAGAAATAAAGCCGCCCGAGCCGAAAAACAAAGTGTTTAATGTCGGTGAAGGAGTTCAGCTCATTGATGATGGACGGATTGCTGTCGCCACTATTGACGGCCGGCCCCACTTAGTCGGTCATAATTCCCGCTTAGTTGTAATACCCATGGTTGTAGTTGAAGGCGATGTGAATATTAACACTGGTCACATTGACTTTAACGGTGATGTGATGGTGTTTGGTGATGTAAGTGATGGCCTCAAGATTTCCGCTGGCGGTAGAGTGGAAATAAAAGGAAATGTTTATCATGCCGAGATAACCGCCGGATCTGATGTAGTTATCCACAAAAAAGTGATTGGCACAAGAATTCGGGCTGGCGGAGATCGCACCAGCTATCTGAAAATGAGTGCACTGGTAAATCGCATTCTGCCCCAGCTGCCCAATTTGGTGAAGGGCTGCCAGCAGCTGGAAACCTATTACCAAAGTACCAGTACTGCTGTGTATGGTGAGGAGTATCTGATTAAGCTGCTGCTGGACTTGAAATTTAGTCCTTTAGCTAGGGATCTAAAAGAGTTTTATCGAATTCGTCTAAGTCTTGCTGATGTAGGAACTTCCGATGCGCTCAATCTTTTGGGACTGGATTTGGACTTGAAGTCCTACCGCCAAATTGAGGAACTCCGCGATGAGCTGGCATATCTGCAGGAAGAAATCAAAGCAGAGATTGATAACCGCGCAGATGTGCGGGTTGACTACTGCCAAAACAGCGAAATCAGTGCCACCGGCAGCATCGAAGTTACGGGTGAGCTGGCTTACAATTCTACTCTAAGAGCCGGTGATTCCATTAGGCTTAATGGCGAAGTGCGCGGCGGATTTCTAAGCGCTGGTAAGCAGGTCAGTGCCAAGGTGTTGGGCTGCGAAACAGGATCAGCTACGAATATAAAGGTAGGTTCAAGCGGTACAGTGAACGCTTACACAGTCTATCCCAATGTCAATCTGCGGATCGGATTTAATGCTTACCTGGTTCCGCACCAGATGTACCACACTGTTTTTTACTTAGATGGAGACGAAATTATAGCAGGAAATATGCGCTTTAAATCAAATAATACTGATAAGTATGCGTAAACATAATTACTTGCTATGTAAATTTTAAACAGTGGAGGGAGCATCTTGCTGAAAAAAACCAGAATCTTGCTTTTGGCTGTCTGTATTGGGCTGCTTCTAATTGGAGCAGGGGTCTTGGCTCAGGAACGGTCGGTAGTGCCTGATTTTTCCTTGGAATCCAATCAGGGTGAGGTTGTATCCCTGTCGGATTATGCTGGTGAAATCGTGGTCCTGAATTTCTGGGCTACCTGGTGTCCATACTGCCGCATGGAGATGGATGAGCTGCAGAAACTCCACGATTATCTCCAAGGAACTAAAGCCGCCCATCTGCTGTTGGTCAACCAAATCGACGGGACACGGGAAACCAGAGAGAGCGGCGATCAATACTTAACAGAACAAGGTTATGATCTGGTCAATTTGTATGATGACTATTCCATTGTGGGTAATTATATCTTCGGGGTACCTGGACTGCCAGCGACAGTTGTGATCGATCGGGAAGGCAGGCTCGTTTCGGCGGTTCTGGGACCTGTCGATTTTGAAACAGTGCTGCAAATGATAGGAGCGGTTGAATAATGCTGGGCCAAATGCTGCCTGAGATCACGCTGTCCATGGTGGGTTTGACTTTTGTCGAAGGTCTGATGGCATTTGTGTCCCCCTGCATTCTGCCGCTGCTTCCAGTATATCTGCTGTATCTAACTGGGAATGAATCCGAGCCGGGTAAGTTCAAGCTGCTGAGAAGTACGCTGGGCTTTGTGCTCGGCTTTACCATTGTGTTTGTTATCTTGGGTGCCACCGCATCCGGATTGGGCGGAATTTTAAGTGCCTACCGGTTTTGGCTGCAGAAAGCGGCAGGTGCTGTGGTGGTTTTATTCGGCCTCAATTACTTGGGGCTTTTTGGTGTGTCGTTTTTGAACCGATCCCGCGGTTTTTCCCGATCAGCGCGTCCGGTAAATTTTGGTGCAAGTATTCTGTTTGGAGCTGCCTTCGCCTTCAGCTGGACGCCCTGCTTAACTGCATTTTTAGGGACTGCGCTTTTGTTTGCGGCCAATTTAGCGACAATGTATCAGGGGATGGGGCTGCTGTTAGTTTTTTCTCTCGGTCTGGCGATTCCCTTTATCCTGACTGCTCTGCTTTGGGATCATCTTAAGGGAGCGGTCGATTGGATCAAAAACCACTACCGCATCATTCAAAGTATTTCCGGCGGGCTTTTGATCGCCGTTGGGTTGTGGATGCTCATATTCTAGGAGTTTCAGCGCTGCAGCAGGATTTAAATGGAGTTTCGGCGTAGTATATCCTTTGGATAAGGATAATCAGATTTAAAGGATGTGGTAATTTGCAGCGCAGAAGATTTGGCAAAATTGATATCGATGTTTCACTGTTAGGATTTGGCTGTATGAGACTGCCGACAGTTGCTGACCCGGATCCTGGCAGCGAGGTAGGCAATATTGATCTTGAGAAATCGGTGGAGATGATCCGCTACGCTATTGATAACGGTGTTAACTATATTGATACCGCCTACAACTACCACGGCGGCAAGAGTGAAGTTTTAGTCGGTAAAGCCTTAGCAGATGGCTATCGCGAAAAAGTATATGTAGCGACTAAACTGCCGGTATGGCTGGTGGAATCGGAAGCAGACCGGGACCGCCTCCTTAATGAGCAGCTGGAGAAGCTGCAGACAGACCAAATTGATATGTATCTCCTCCACGCTCTTAATAAGGGCAGTTGGAAGGACAGAGTTCTAAAGTATGATATATTATCATTCTTAGATCAGGCTAAGGCTGATGGTCGGATTAAATATGCCGGTTTCTCTTTCCACGATGAACTGGATGTGTTTAAGGAAATTGTTGATGCCTATGACTGGGATTTCTGCCAAATCCAGCTGAACTACATGGATGAAGAGTATCAGGCAGGTGTAGAAGGACTGCGCTATGCTGCTGAAAAGGGCTTGGCAGTTGTGATTATGGAACCGCTGCGGGGCGGCAGACTGGTTAGAAATGTTCCCGAAGAGATTCAAGCAGTTTGGGACCAGGCTCCAGAGAAGCGGACTCCGGCCGAATGGGCATTCCGCTGGTTAGGCAATTTCCCTGAAGTTAAAGTCATTTTAAGCGGTATGGGTACAATGAGTGAGGTACAGGAGAATATCAGGACTTTAAACGATGCTTTACCGAACTCTTTAAGTGATGAAGAAATGGCATTGGTTGACCAGGTGAAGCAGATCTACAATAACCGCATTAAGGTTAAATGCACCGACTGCCGCTACTGCCTGCCGTGTCCCCAGGGCGTTAACATTCCGCGGATCTTCAGCATTTATAATCATGCTAGTGTATACAATATGTTTGAAGATGGCAGAAGGCAGTACAGCCGCTTAATTCAGGATGGAACCGATGCTGGGCAGTGCATTGAATGTGAGAACTGCGAATCACTTTGCCCGCAGAACTTAACGATTATTGAATATCTCAAGGAAGCTCACGCTGCCTTAGCTTAATGCTGCACAGGTAACTAATTAGTTACCTGTTTTTACTCATTCAGTATGCTGGGTAAGGGAGAGGGGGAGAGTAACATGGAGATTACAGCTGGGAATATTCTCTTTGCATTTGCGGTCACGCTTCTTGCTGGATTGTCAACCGGTATCGGCAGCGCACTTGCTTTTTACACGAAACAAACAGATAAAAAGTTCTTATCAGGCGCGCTCGGGTTTTCTGCCGGTGTAATGATTTATGTATCTTTCGTGGAGATTTTTGCCAAAGCTAATGATTCTCTCAGCGCCGTATATGGTGATAGTAAAGGCTATTGGGCAACACTGCTTGCTTTTTTCGGCGGCATTTTAGTGATCGCGCTGATTGACCGGTTTGTGCCAAGCGGCGAAAACCCTCATGAAATTCGCGATGTGACCGAAATGACTGAGGACGCCGCAGTTGAGGCAGAGGAACAGCAGCTCTTGCGGATGGGTTTGTTTTCGGCCCTGGCCATTGCTATCCATAACTTTCCTGAGGGAATTGCGACTTTTATCAGTGCGATTCAAGATCCGGCTTTAGGTGTGAGCATCGCGATTGCGATTGCAATTCATAATATTCCCGAGGGAATTGCTGTTTCAGTC
Proteins encoded:
- a CDS encoding arsenic transporter, translating into MSKVVAIILFALTYICLLGLPKYRAYVALVSAALFVALGFVPIGEVFATVDWNVIMMIAGTMGTVALFIESKMPARLADMLIERTPNVKWAVIVLSLFASLISAFVDNVATVLMVAPVALTIAGKLGISPVNSIIAISIASNLQGAATLVGDTTSILLGGHADMNFLDFFFFQGKPGLFWIVQVGMIVSTLVLLWVLRKDTKPIVPVGRTKVTNFFPTYLLVGTVVLLIIASFIPNTPKTINGIICISLFVVGLIENLVRTKSTDMLTTALAEIDYFTLLLLAGLFVVIGGITNAGVVTDISTLFVKLSGDNLFLIFTLIVWASVLFSAFIDNIPYVATMLPVTGQIAAIMGIEPYILYFGLLVGATLGGNLTPIGASANITGLGILRREGYEVSAGHFMKISVPFTLAAVVTGYILVWVLWS
- a CDS encoding aldo/keto reductase, whose protein sequence is MQRRRFGKIDIDVSLLGFGCMRLPTVADPDPGSEVGNIDLEKSVEMIRYAIDNGVNYIDTAYNYHGGKSEVLVGKALADGYREKVYVATKLPVWLVESEADRDRLLNEQLEKLQTDQIDMYLLHALNKGSWKDRVLKYDILSFLDQAKADGRIKYAGFSFHDELDVFKEIVDAYDWDFCQIQLNYMDEEYQAGVEGLRYAAEKGLAVVIMEPLRGGRLVRNVPEEIQAVWDQAPEKRTPAEWAFRWLGNFPEVKVILSGMGTMSEVQENIRTLNDALPNSLSDEEMALVDQVKQIYNNRIKVKCTDCRYCLPCPQGVNIPRIFSIYNHASVYNMFEDGRRQYSRLIQDGTDAGQCIECENCESLCPQNLTIIEYLKEAHAALA
- a CDS encoding DUF342 domain-containing protein; this encodes MLDFDLDGTIAVKNGVVQVTKPKGNGKWPVVSPGRNVIVYYDNQLVKEPTVVFDESLLQIIPTNENPVSNFEIKISPDKSEAVLITSFQSGSVYKLKDSPPSQRLVVRGEKFGTIQPAPLQPELVYQKIKQLGIKVTIIQENVVEACRCGEDKEVVIAKGQAAVPPVDGKVEYTFSFKERIPPATDENNSVDFYYKGAINSVEAGTVLARWTPPRLGKPGRTIFNEEIKPPEPKNKVFNVGEGVQLIDDGRIAVATIDGRPHLVGHNSRLVVIPMVVVEGDVNINTGHIDFNGDVMVFGDVSDGLKISAGGRVEIKGNVYHAEITAGSDVVIHKKVIGTRIRAGGDRTSYLKMSALVNRILPQLPNLVKGCQQLETYYQSTSTAVYGEEYLIKLLLDLKFSPLARDLKEFYRIRLSLADVGTSDALNLLGLDLDLKSYRQIEELRDELAYLQEEIKAEIDNRADVRVDYCQNSEISATGSIEVTGELAYNSTLRAGDSIRLNGEVRGGFLSAGKQVSAKVLGCETGSATNIKVGSSGTVNAYTVYPNVNLRIGFNAYLVPHQMYHTVFYLDGDEIIAGNMRFKSNNTDKYA
- a CDS encoding TlpA family protein disulfide reductase, with product MLKKTRILLLAVCIGLLLIGAGVLAQERSVVPDFSLESNQGEVVSLSDYAGEIVVLNFWATWCPYCRMEMDELQKLHDYLQGTKAAHLLLVNQIDGTRETRESGDQYLTEQGYDLVNLYDDYSIVGNYIFGVPGLPATVVIDREGRLVSAVLGPVDFETVLQMIGAVE
- a CDS encoding cytochrome c biogenesis protein CcdA; this translates as MVGLTFVEGLMAFVSPCILPLLPVYLLYLTGNESEPGKFKLLRSTLGFVLGFTIVFVILGATASGLGGILSAYRFWLQKAAGAVVVLFGLNYLGLFGVSFLNRSRGFSRSARPVNFGASILFGAAFAFSWTPCLTAFLGTALLFAANLATMYQGMGLLLVFSLGLAIPFILTALLWDHLKGAVDWIKNHYRIIQSISGGLLIAVGLWMLIF
- the zupT gene encoding zinc transporter ZupT, which encodes MEITAGNILFAFAVTLLAGLSTGIGSALAFYTKQTDKKFLSGALGFSAGVMIYVSFVEIFAKANDSLSAVYGDSKGYWATLLAFFGGILVIALIDRFVPSGENPHEIRDVTEMTEDAAVEAEEQQLLRMGLFSALAIAIHNFPEGIATFISAIQDPALGVSIAIAIAIHNIPEGIAVSVPIYYATGSKKRAFLYSFLSGLSEPLGAIVGYFVLMRFINDVMFGIVFAMVAGIMVYISLDELLPTAEKYGFHHTAIYGLIAGMAVMAVSLGII